The DNA segment ACGTCGCTCTTACTTTTGATGTGGGAGGAAATCATGATGGGATACAGAAGATATTGGACGTTCTGGATTCCCGGCAGGTAAAAGCTACATTCTTCGCATCGGGAGAATGGATTGACAGATATCCGGAGGAAATATCCGAAATATGCCGCAGAGGACATGATCTTGGGATATATGGAGATAATCCAGAAATCATGAATCAGTTGACATATAAAGAATTGCAGAGTAATCTTTTGAGTGTACAAAACAAAGTAAAAAGTTTGACAGGATATGAGATGAATCTGCTGCGTCTGCCATATAGCGGATATGAAAGGACGGTTATAACAAATGCAAAAAAATGTGGATACTACAGTGTCAAGTGGGATATTGACAGCATGGACTGGAAAAATTACGGATCGGATTCCATTGTACATACAGTGATGGAGAATGGACATCTGCAAAATGGGTCAATTATCCGCTTTCGAACGGATGCGAGGTATACGGCAGATGCATTGAGTGCGGTGACAGACACTCTGTTTGCTCAGGGATATGAACCAGTAGCTGTTTCGAAGATGTTGGAACTTGAAAATACCGGGAACACTGGAAATGAATACTACGAATGAAAATGGAGAGTGATAAGGATGAAATTTACAAAGATGCATGGATGTGGCAACGATTACGTGTATGTGAATTGTTTTGAAGAGAAGGTGGAAGATCCATCTGAGACAGCAATTAAGGTGAGCGACCGACATTTTGGAATTGGATCGGACGGACTGATTTTGATAAAGCCTTCTAAGACAGCGGATTTTGAGATGGAAATGTATAATGCGGATGGTTCCGAAGGATCAATGTGTGGTAATGGCATTCGCTGCGTGGCGAAATATGTATATGATTTTGGGCTTACAGATCAAAAAAATATTCGGGTTGCCACAAAAAGTGGAATCAAAGACCTTGAACTTACTGTTGAAGGCGAAAAGGTATCACAAGTGCGTGTCAACATGGGGGAGCCGGTATTTGAGGCAGAAAAGATACCTGTTCTTAGCGAGACGAACCAAGTGATTGGAGAACCTGTAACAGTGGAGGGCAGAGAGTATTATATGACCTGCATTTCCATGGGAAATCCTCATGCGGTTGTCCCATTAAAAGAGCTGGAGAATCTGAAGATCGAAGAGACAGGTCCGAAATTTGAAAAAATGGAATCTTTTCCGGATCGTGTTAACACGGAATTTGTCAAAGTGCTGGACAGACATACAATTCAGATGAGAGTATGGGAGAGAGGATCCGGAGAAACCTATGCGTGCGGAACCGGGGCTTGTGCCGCCGCAGTGGCTGCCATCACAAACCACTGGGTAGAGGATAGTCCGGTGAAGGTAAAGCTTTTGGGCGGAGACCTGGAAATCTTCTGGGATCATGCCGAAAATACAGTTTACATGACGGGACCGGCAACGATCGTTTATAGTGGTGAGATCAATCTGTGAATATCTGGCCCAGGAGATGTAACAGAAACTTAAGACTTTTGTACTTTCTTTCTTTATCATAAGTCCTTATAATTAATGTAGTGACTTAAAAGGGGAAAAGTATGAATATACATAAATATAAAAAAATAATCAAAAGAAGCTGTATGTTATTTGCTGTGACGGGGACCTTTCTCTTATCAGCATGCAAGAATAAAAATGCCAGTATTGTGCTTATCACGAATGGAATGCAAACAGAAGACTCGGCCTCAATGAATTCGGCTGAAGAAGGAGTAAAGAAATTTACGAAAAACAGTAATAAGACATATACATCTGTTGCATCCAAGGAGCAGAATACAAAAGGATATGAGGAGGCAATTGATACTGCTCTTGAGGCCGGTGCAAAGGTAATCATCTGTCCGGGTAAAGAGTTTGAGACAGCTGTGTACAACAGGCAGAAGGATAATCTCAGTGTAAAATTTATCCTGTTGAATGGGCTGCCCCATGCTGCGGACAGCAAAAAGGAGAAGCTCAGGGGAAATACACATGCTGTGTTATTCTCTGAAGAACAAAGTGGATATCTGGCAGGATACTCTGCGGTCTGGGAAGGCAATACGAATCTTGGGTTCATGGGCGGAGAAAAAGATGACAGTACGATGTACTATGGATCCGGTTTTGTACAGGGGGCAAATGATGCCGCAAAAGAGATGGGTCTAAAAGCAGATCAGATTGTCGTTCGCTATGGATTTCTGGGAACGACATTGGCATCTCCACAGGTAGAGCAGACGGCAGCATCCTGGTATGACGAAGGATGCCAGGTAATCTTCGGATGTGACCACTCTATCTTAAACGCTATTGCGAAAGCAGCATCTGCAAGAGGAAGAAGAGTGATTACAGTCGACAATATATTAAATGATTTTTCCGCAAACGTTCTCTCCTGTATCAGCTATAATTATGGTTCTGCGATCTATAAAGTTTTAAATCATATGGAAGAGAAAGAATATCCGGGCGGAGAAGCCCAGACAGTCAAAGTGGGATCAGACGGAGTATATATAGATTTTGACCATTCTACGTTTCATACGTTTACTCCTGAAAAATATGATGAACTCTGTAAAGAATTAAAATCCGGCAGCAGAAAAGTAAAAACAGTAGATGTTACTAAAAATTTAAGAAAATATAAGATCGAAAATGTGACAGTAAATTTGGAAAAATAATTACATATAACTAAGTCAGACATAATAAAAAACATCATTTTATCCCTTAAAACAAAGAACCTCGGGGCAGTTTCAATTATTAAGTATTTTTTAAATCTTGGGGTTGCATCCTCCCGGAATATGTGTTAGTATGTAGAAAGAATCGAAAAAATGTTTCGGAAATGTTACAAATCAATTAGTATTTTGTTTTAAGGGGAATGAAAATGAAGAAAAAAGTATTGGCTATGAGCTTAGCTGTAGCGCTTGGATGTGCACAAGTGATGGTCGTAGGTGCAGATACAATCGACGAGGTAAAACAGCAGAAAGAACAGACAAGCAGTCAGCTGGCGAATACAAAAGCACAGATTAATGCCTTGGAAAGCAAGAAAAGTCAGTTGACAGGCGAGATTAATGACTTAGATGCGAAATTGGTTACGACGATTGCCAGCGTGAATGAATTAAAAGACAGCATCGCTAAAAAAGAAGCGGAAATCGAAGAGACGAAGGTTAAGCTGGAAGCTGCTGAAAAAGACCGTGATCAGCAGTATTCTGACATGAAGAAGAGAATCCAGTATTTATATGAGAACGGCGGAAATGGTGCTTGGGCAACCACTCTTTTAGAGAATGGCAATATCAGTGATATGCTCGGTAACGTAAAACAGACACAGGATCTGTATGATTATGACGAGAAGAAACTGACAGAATATGCTAATGTCGTACAGGAAGTCGAAGATCTCGGGAAAAAGCTGGATGATGACAAGACAGAACTGCTTGACTTAAAAGAAGGACAGGAAGAAGAACAGAAAAGTCTGGAAAATCTTCTGGAACAAAAAAGAGCGAGTTCCTCGGACTACGACAATCAGATCGCCTCAGCGAATCAGAAAGCATCGGAATACCAGAATTTGATTGGCCAGCAGAATGAAAAGATTCAGGAACTTGTCGAAGAACAGCAGAGACAGGCAGCAGCAGAAGAAGCTGCAAGAAAAGCAGCGGAAGATGCAGCAGCACAGGTTTCTAATAACACCGAAGAAACTTCATCTGTTTCTAATGCCGGCAGCGGATCAAACACCAGCACATCTGCAAAGCCAACAGCAAATACAAACTCAGGTTCATCAAATGGCGGAAGTGCCGGAACAACGAAACCGGCGAAAAACAATAATTCCTCCAATGGCTCCGGAAGCTCATCAAACAAGAACAACAGTAAGCCGACTAACAATTCCGGAAACAGCAAACCGGCCAACAATTCCGGAAACAGCAAACCGGCGCCAAGTACAGGCTCAGGATCGGGAAGTGCAATTGTAAGTTACGCAACTCAGTTTATAGGAAACCCATATGTATGGGGAGGCAACAGCTTGACAGGCGGTACCGATTGCTCAGGATTCGTACATCTGGTGTATGCACACTTTGGATATGATGTGGCTCGTCAGTCGGGAGCACTGCAAAGTGCCGGTCGTGGAGTCTCTTATGCAGAGGCACAACCCGGAGATATTATTTGCTACAGCGGACATGTTGCCATCTACATGGGCGGCGGTGCAATTGTACATGCTTCCAACAGTAAACCTTATCCGGCAGGCGGAATCAAGATCACTTCGAATGCGGCATACCAGCCGATTGTAGCTGTGAGACGTGTCATTGGATAATTAGAACTTAATACATAATTGAAATAAAAGTGGCTGTCGCTTAATGCGGCAGCCACTTTTAAATGTACGGGAAATTTAAAGATCGGGTATTTCGTCAGGTTTATCTTCTGTTACATCAACCCGAACGCCAGAATCAGATTTGTAGAGGCTGAAAGCAGATATGTTCAGTGCCAGAAGCAGAAAATTGATGAGAATAAAAGAAATAAATACAATTGCAGCTATTTTCCAGATTCGCCGCGAACGACGGTTCTTAATTGCAAGTTGCTCATTGATTTTAGAGAGTTGTTCCGCTACGGCATCCATTTCTGTCTCATTTTCTATTTTTGAACCCAACAGTTCGCTAACGGATACTTCGAAGATATCAGAAAGTCGAATCAGTAAACTTGCATCTGGAACGGACAATCCTTTTTCCCATTTGGATATGGTTTGACGGACTACATGCAAGCGGACAGCAAGTTCTTCTTGCGAAAGTCCTTTTGCCTTTCTGAGCGTTTTAAGATTTTCAGCAAACATTATAATGTCCCCTTTTCTGTCTTTTCTGTCTTTATAGTAATCTATATACATTCGTTGCGGCAAGCAACGCATTTTTACATTCGATATTTTTCATGATTGTATCACGTTTACAACTAAAACGCTATATGAATCTGAAGGAGAAAAACAGAAAGCAGAGATGTCTATGTTGACATAATCTGTGTAGCGGTTAGAATAAAAATAATCGCACATTTAGGCAGATAAAAACGTTAATCATAGTGAAAGGAGGTTTCAAATTTACATATGGACTTAGAGGAAGAGTATGACAAGATATATCGTTATTGTTTTTTTAAGCTTCATCATCAGCAAATGGCAGAAGATATTACGCAAGAAACCTTCCTTCGTTTCCTGGAGCAAAAAGAATATTGTGAAAGGGGGAAAAAGCTGCGCTATCTATATACGATTGCTCATCATTTGTGTGTCGATGCCTATCGGAAAAGTAAGGAGGAACCTTTGACAGACGAACTGCCATCAGAGGATATGGAAGATGACATGCTGACAGGAATTGTCGTGAAGGCGGCATTGAGGGAACTTAGCAGAGAGGAACAGGAATTATTGCTCTTAAGATATGCAAATGAGGTTGGGGTGTCTGATATTTGTTCTATTTTACATATGTCAAGATTCACAGTTTACCGAAAAACGATAAAAGCAATAAAACAACTTCAAAATATATTAAGAGAGGAAGATTTTAAATGAAGAAAAATTTTAAAAAGGCTCTGCAAAATGCATTTGAGCCGCCAATGCCATTACGGAAAAACGAATTTTTAAAAACCATTCCTCAACCTAAAACCAGTATGATATCTTTCATGCTGACACAGGCTGAATATCTTCCAAAACATGTTTGGTGGAGTTCTACGCTTA comes from the Blautia liquoris genome and includes:
- a CDS encoding BMP family lipoprotein, coding for MNIHKYKKIIKRSCMLFAVTGTFLLSACKNKNASIVLITNGMQTEDSASMNSAEEGVKKFTKNSNKTYTSVASKEQNTKGYEEAIDTALEAGAKVIICPGKEFETAVYNRQKDNLSVKFILLNGLPHAADSKKEKLRGNTHAVLFSEEQSGYLAGYSAVWEGNTNLGFMGGEKDDSTMYYGSGFVQGANDAAKEMGLKADQIVVRYGFLGTTLASPQVEQTAASWYDEGCQVIFGCDHSILNAIAKAASARGRRVITVDNILNDFSANVLSCISYNYGSAIYKVLNHMEEKEYPGGEAQTVKVGSDGVYIDFDHSTFHTFTPEKYDELCKELKSGSRKVKTVDVTKNLRKYKIENVTVNLEK
- a CDS encoding C40 family peptidase yields the protein MKKKVLAMSLAVALGCAQVMVVGADTIDEVKQQKEQTSSQLANTKAQINALESKKSQLTGEINDLDAKLVTTIASVNELKDSIAKKEAEIEETKVKLEAAEKDRDQQYSDMKKRIQYLYENGGNGAWATTLLENGNISDMLGNVKQTQDLYDYDEKKLTEYANVVQEVEDLGKKLDDDKTELLDLKEGQEEEQKSLENLLEQKRASSSDYDNQIASANQKASEYQNLIGQQNEKIQELVEEQQRQAAAEEAARKAAEDAAAQVSNNTEETSSVSNAGSGSNTSTSAKPTANTNSGSSNGGSAGTTKPAKNNNSSNGSGSSSNKNNSKPTNNSGNSKPANNSGNSKPAPSTGSGSGSAIVSYATQFIGNPYVWGGNSLTGGTDCSGFVHLVYAHFGYDVARQSGALQSAGRGVSYAEAQPGDIICYSGHVAIYMGGGAIVHASNSKPYPAGGIKITSNAAYQPIVAVRRVIG
- a CDS encoding helix-turn-helix domain-containing protein, yielding MFAENLKTLRKAKGLSQEELAVRLHVVRQTISKWEKGLSVPDASLLIRLSDIFEVSVSELLGSKIENETEMDAVAEQLSKINEQLAIKNRRSRRIWKIAAIVFISFILINFLLLALNISAFSLYKSDSGVRVDVTEDKPDEIPDL
- the dapF gene encoding diaminopimelate epimerase gives rise to the protein MKFTKMHGCGNDYVYVNCFEEKVEDPSETAIKVSDRHFGIGSDGLILIKPSKTADFEMEMYNADGSEGSMCGNGIRCVAKYVYDFGLTDQKNIRVATKSGIKDLELTVEGEKVSQVRVNMGEPVFEAEKIPVLSETNQVIGEPVTVEGREYYMTCISMGNPHAVVPLKELENLKIEETGPKFEKMESFPDRVNTEFVKVLDRHTIQMRVWERGSGETYACGTGACAAAVAAITNHWVEDSPVKVKLLGGDLEIFWDHAENTVYMTGPATIVYSGEINL
- a CDS encoding polysaccharide deacetylase family protein, whose product is MEDHPGKSPALIRKFSFMMFAVFLMAACVIDAIRYLPGQVTVTSSHIAKMDMPIYHVTAEEPYVALTFDVGGNHDGIQKILDVLDSRQVKATFFASGEWIDRYPEEISEICRRGHDLGIYGDNPEIMNQLTYKELQSNLLSVQNKVKSLTGYEMNLLRLPYSGYERTVITNAKKCGYYSVKWDIDSMDWKNYGSDSIVHTVMENGHLQNGSIIRFRTDARYTADALSAVTDTLFAQGYEPVAVSKMLELENTGNTGNEYYE
- a CDS encoding RNA polymerase sigma factor; amino-acid sequence: MDLEEEYDKIYRYCFFKLHHQQMAEDITQETFLRFLEQKEYCERGKKLRYLYTIAHHLCVDAYRKSKEEPLTDELPSEDMEDDMLTGIVVKAALRELSREEQELLLLRYANEVGVSDICSILHMSRFTVYRKTIKAIKQLQNILREEDFK